The DNA region TGCCCAGTGGACGGATACAAAACCAAATCCCGATGATGCTGACACTTACGATTGCCGGAAGAGATCCTGGTATATTGAAACGGCCACCTGCTCGAAGGATGTTGTTATTCTGCTGGATCGTTCGGGTTCGATGACGGGTTTTCGGCATCACATTGCCAAGTTCACAATTCGCAGTATCTTGGAAACATTTTCCAACAATGATTTCTTCACCATTTTGCAGTATTCGAATGAGGTGAAGGACATTATACCCTGTTTCAGTGGAGCCCTCGTGCAGGCCACACCCGAAAATATCGAGGTCTTTAACCAGCACATCGAAAGCCTACCACTTCCCGAGGGCTATGCTAATCTTACGTTAGCCTACGACTCAGCCTTCCAGCTGCTGCAAAAGTACTATGACAGTCGTCATTGTAGCACCAATTCCACCTGCAACCAGGCCATAATGCTGGTAACCGACGGAGTAGCGGGAAATACCACCGAAGTCTTTCAGAAGTACAACTGGGGAAACGGCGAGAACGGCACCTCGCGGATGAACACTAGAATTTTTACCTATCTGCTGGGCAAGGAGGTTACCAAGGTGCGCGAAATCCAGTGGATGGCCTGTCTGAATCGGGGATACTACTCGCATGTCCAAACTTTGGATGAGGTCCACGAGGAGGTGCTCAAGTACGTTGATGTCATTGCCACGCCCCTAGTGCTGCAGAACGAACAGCATCCGCCCACCTGGACGCACGCCTTCACCGACAAGACGGTAAGTGCTTACTTTTTTTAAGAGTACATAACTAACTCAAGAAAATCAAActgtttacaatttttttcatGCTTTGAaggaaaaaatgtttgttaagTTTTAACAagtgttaaaaaaatactcgtcctttatttattgattttatgtACTCTTAATAGCACCATTTCGGGAGCAGTAAAATCATCTATCTGACTATCGTATTTTTCCATTGTTATGAAACTTGGAATGTTGATAAATGTTGTAAGAatatttgttttctcttcAGAACAGAAATTTCTTACTTTTGAACTGTGGCTACCAAAGAACTTTGAAATTTGTTaggacttttaaaaatcaaGTCTCTTAATAGCGCCATTTTGGGAGCAGTAAAATCATCTTTTTGACCATAATATTTTTTCGATTGTTATGAAACTTAGGCTGTATGCTGATAAGAATTAGAAAAATATAAGTTCTCTTTTTAAAgcagaaatatttaacttttgaaCTGTGGCTACCACAGAGCTTTGATATACGTTAGGACCTTATAAAGTCAAACACAAAATGATAAAGTTAACTATGTGTAACCAACAATTTCACATTAttctaattaaatattaaaaaaaaaaaattattgttttCCCAAACAGTACGATCCGAAAACCTCGGTTGAGCGACGACCTCGATTAATGATTTCTGTGGGGGTGCCCGCATTTGATCGCTTTTATCGCCACGCCAACAGCACCAATCCGAGGGCACGTTTGTTGGGAGTCGCTGGAACGGACGTGCCCGTGGAAGATATAGACAAGCTGACACTACCCTACAAGGTGGGTAAAGAGGAGTTTGGACGACATTTTGGGTACTCATAAAGCATATTTTTTAGCTGGGTGTCAATGGCTACTCCTTTGTGGTGTCCAACAATGGATATGTTCTGCTGCATCCCGATCTGCGTCCCATTGGTGTAAGTTGTTGTCATCTTAATACAATACCTTGaacttataattatttataaaccAGACCCACGGCAAAATGAATCCGAACTACAACAGCATCGACTTCACCGAGGTGGAGCATCTCTTCGAGGACCAAAGTCCTCGTGAGCCAGGGGAATCCATTCTAAATATTCGCAATGCCATGGTGCGACATCAAAGCAATGAGTTCAAGAGCATATCCGTGAAGTTCCACTACGACAAGATGCGACGCGTTTCCGAGGAGAAACAAGACTACTTCTTTGCCCCCTTGCCAAACACTCCATTCACCTTGGGCATCGTTATGCCCACCGAATATGGCAAAACTTGGATTAAGGTGGGCGAGGAGGTGGACAAGAACAAGCACATGAAGATAAATATATCGGATTTCTTTATGGGTGACAATTGGAAGGTTCATCCAGATTGGTAGgccaaaaaacttttttcccgGAAATGTAATTCAAGTACATTTTCGTTATTCCATAGGGTTTACTGCAAGTATCATTATCTGGAGGGTCATGAGTTCAAAACACCTGAGGATGAGTTACGTGAGTTTCTGGGCAAGATGATGAACGATTGGAAGTGGCCAGAGCAATATGCCGAGGATGAATCTGATTGGGATGACAAAGATGAACGTGAGTGTTCTAATTTTTGGAATAGAAATTGAAATTTTAGAAGTATAAtaaatttgattaaattttaatattaacgattatatatttctttccAGTAAACTGTGGCCGCAAAACCCTGGGTGATGATGCCTACTATTGCAACAAGGAGCTGGTTAACCTGCTCATCTTCGACGCCAAGGTGACGAACTCCAGTTACGGCGTTTGGCGATTTGAGAGCAACGAGGAGCGCCAGTTGATAAAGCGATTCGGTGCTGATCTGCGGTTTGTGGCCACCATGAGTGGCCTGACCCGCTGGCAGTTCATTTTCGGGGAGGTTGAGGTGGACACGGATCGGGAATTCGGGGATTACCACACCACGGCCATCGACGAGACCTGGTACAAGAGTGCAATCCTGCAGCATCATGAGGACCGATCGGAGAGCTTCGTCTACTCGGTGAAGCACTACGACGATGAAATGGAGGATAGCGAGGTCAAGGTCACCGCCTCGCACGCCATCTTTCCAAGGGATGGCGGCAAGGAGGCTCCGGCCTGCGTGGTGGGCTTCCAGTTTTCCCACGCTCGCATGTGGGAGCGCTTCTTCAACATTACCGCTGTGGATCATGTGAGTCGAAGGCACCTTTACAACACTATTAAAGATTACTTTAAGTACTTTTTAGTACTTTTTCAAAcaggtttttattttcttgacatttgtttttctatcttttggttttttaaCGCTGTAGTTGCTTCATGTGAGAATAAGAGAAAtattctttgtttatgttataGTTTTAAAGATCTATcagatatattttaaatttttttctagatCTGCTTGAATGATATGGAATATAATTAATCTTAATTAATCTTTATATAGTGCAACCATTGCCAGTCCATCTGCACGGACGACGAAGTGGATTGTGTAGTGATTGACAATAATGCGTACGTAGTGATTGGACAGAATATCAACACCACTGGCAAGTTCTTTGGGGAGTTCCACGGCGATGTGATGTCTGCGATGGTGGAAAAGGGCATATTTCTGAGCATAGAGGTCTATGACTACCAGGAACAGTGCAAGGAGGAGCCAAAGGCAGGTAGCGATGGCCACGGCCTCTTGCATGTAAGTCCAGATATTGTAGTTGTCTTTTATATCTAAAATTTAACTGAACCTTATTCTCCCTATTTAAGCCCCTTCGGCTGTTGAGTTTCGGCTGGAAGTGGCTGGTGGGACGCCTTTTCTTTCAGTACCAGAGGATTCAGTGGTGGGCTGATGGAGCACCATGTAAGTGTTTTTCATTATTAGTTACATTTACGAAAAACTTTGTAATCCAactatattttgaaaatatgtaCTTTAAACTTGTGTTACAGTTTGACATTtacaaagatacaaatttCCTTCAGTAATTTCCCCACAGTTAGATTGTTTTGCTATCAAAATATGTAATTCATACAGTTTTGTACCCTAACTCAAAAATATACTTCATGTGAAGCTAAATTTTTGGATggaactttttaaaataatataatattttataattatctATCTTCACTGTCCTTCACGCTTTCCTAACCGTATGATTCCCATTTTAGTTATGGAGTATACGGATGAGATCGAAGACGAGTACGTGGCCGTTGGCGATGGTGGAAAAGCCTCGGCTGCCAAGCCAAAAGACGATAGCGACGATGAGAACGCTATGTTCGATGAACCCGAACCGGATCCCATCTATAAGGCCTGTGACATGCGATCCACTCTGTACGCCCTGCAGCCCGCTGAATTGGCGAACATCAATGACGTCGTGGAGGCGCCCTCAACAAGACCTTTTTGGGTCAAGAAGATACCCAACTCGAATCTGGTCCTTGTGGTGGTCAATGTCCTGATGCCATCGCGCAGCGTTCGCCTGACCACCGAGCCCCAACGGATGGAATACGATAAGGAGTTTCCCTGCTATAAGCTCAACATGAGCTTCTACGAACGGCGACGCATCGAAGAGTGCTACACGGAGCACGAGGATGTGAGTATTGAAGTAGTATTCTTGGAGGCTTATATCTTTCTAAGTCCAAGTAAAAATATACTCAGTATTACTCTACCTCTAGTTATGTCAGaggtttaattttcttttagtCTGTCTTATACTGTTGCGTTTAGTTATaaataattcataattaagatcattttttaaaattttattttttatttatattttgcaGGAGGAACTGTACACCTATTGCGGCAATGCCTCGCGGCTGGGTTTAACTCTTCAGCTGCTGCCGCTGACCataattttaatgttttacCTGACGCACAGCTTTATGCGTTAGGGCTAATGTACACAAAACtatatattatacaaatattatgtACTATACGCGACTACGATCGGTTTGTTGtttatacataaatatatatatttttgttttctataGATTGTAAACTATGCCGTAGTCCAATACTTGTCGAATGTTTAACAACAACgcaaaccaaaccaaaacTGGCACAATCTTCGGTACTTAAAACCACTAAATAAGCAAGAACAATTTCAACTCTTAGACTTACAAACTGCGCCAAAATGTTATGAAACTGGGTCTTACTTTATTTTACAAACGTAGTGAATTGATGAAGGCTGCTGCTAAACGAGGAGGCAACTTAAAGACCAACCATTTAAGGAGAAAACCCTTTTCACACGATGAGTTTCCTAGTCCCAAGCTGCTCCTTCCACAGTTTCTTAGAATATTAATGAAAGTAGCGTTTTTTTATATACTAACGCCtatagataaaaaaaaaacaacgttTCACTGACTATTTTGATAGATTAATATGGTGCAACCAATGCCAAATAAATTAGCAAAAATTAGTAAAGGTGAACAAAAATAATTCGAATGAcaattatttttgtaattttataaaacttaGTTGATTTTTTACAACAATGAAAACTTATAAATATGATAATACGATGAAAtgataaaataacaaaaacaagacAAAAACACTTAATTTTATTAGGGCAATTTTGTCATTTTGTTGCAGCCGAAAAGAAAATATGGTTTTCTTATTTGTACACACCCAAAACGGTTTACAACAGATAATACTTAATCTTAATatggcaacattttttatacgtttttttcttctttgtAAAGTGTATATTATTGAGTATAGTGTTTTTAAAACGGCAGAGTTAACGCACAGATTTATAAAGACAAAATTTAGGACCACCTGTAAAGTATGCAATACTTGTTCAATGCTGAGTTTGAAAACCCATCTATAATTTACTGCTCTATTCAGGCCTTACACTTAGTCAAAAAAACTTTAGCAAGATTTACACAGAATATGGAACGGAAATCCTAACCTAAAATGAATACCAAAACCTAATTGCCTTTGTATCGTATTTCGAATGTGGAAACAATTTATGAACTTTATGAATTTATGCATagaaaccaaaaccaaaatatGTAATATTGTAAAGAAGACAAGTTAAATTAAGATTATTTTCAAGGAAATGaaatcaaaatgaaatggCGTTTTTAAAGCTGAGCTAAGATGCTATGATGAATGAAAAATGGAATGAAAACAGTTAActattaaatgtaattttttaaacaaactgAATTACTAAtacaacatttattttttggagTGTTTAAACGTTGTAAgatgtataaaaaatattaaataacaaaATCTAGTCATATTGGTATACGTGGATTTGCAAATTCATTAACCAATTAATGTTCATCTCTATGAGTTTACGACTCTTTTTAATCACGTTTTATTCAATTTCGACTCGTATACACAATGTATGTATATGACATGTCCACTAAACCTAAAAAAcgataaaaattttaaatttccttagtaaaataaatgaacTAATCGTCGAAAAATACTATAaaggttttaaatattttttgtggaTTTTTAATGAGGTAAGTGCTGCTAAAACAAACACACCGGGACACCCTGACAAACGATGTGCGTGTGAAGACGCTGTTCGTGTGCCGACAGAGGCTAGGCAGAACTATGCCCTATGAACGCTTAATGGGACGCTGCCGACCGCTGATCTATGAAAGGCCAAATGAAAAAAAGTAATTCGAATAAAGGGATTAAAATGTAATCGTTTTTAGACTTTAATATGTAAATTAAcatcatttttaatttatttgttgaaCGGCATATTCAAGGTCCTGTTATGTTAGTTCCTGTTTTTATTGTGCAGACATTTGTATACGTTTTCTTCAAAAACAAGTATTGCTCCCGAATCACTTCCAGTAAATTGCTGGCATTAGCATACTGATAGTAAAAAAAAGTTGGGTTTTCAATAAAATAGGTTGTAATAAAAGGTTAATAAAATAGGTTTTTCCAAC from Drosophila subpulchrella strain 33 F10 #4 breed RU33 chromosome 2L, RU_Dsub_v1.1 Primary Assembly, whole genome shotgun sequence includes:
- the LOC119546565 gene encoding voltage-dependent calcium channel subunit alpha-2/delta-3, whose translation is MFGLCEKLMTHFAVILTAFFLSQPLLLLLICGPHGGTTPSTSAHWAAEASAADEAVGKWATQFGDELFALAQKITKSQEIKEKYKEYNARVELKNGTELIKSITKNVGRMLARKMDAVRCIQERAEYVNENFEFNLTYALQNFTYISSKYSKFNGNSSEKLQPNEEEYEWMYRDMELNPDTHFYNTPVDTEHSSVHVPSNIWDRSKRVLKTIMWSEQLDEVFRQNYQSDPALSWQYFGSDTGILRHYPAAQWTDTKPNPDDADTYDCRKRSWYIETATCSKDVVILLDRSGSMTGFRHHIAKFTIRSILETFSNNDFFTILQYSNEVKDIIPCFSGALVQATPENIEVFNQHIESLPLPEGYANLTLAYDSAFQLLQKYYDSRHCSTNSTCNQAIMLVTDGVAGNTTEVFQKYNWGNGENGTSRMNTRIFTYLLGKEVTKVREIQWMACLNRGYYSHVQTLDEVHEEVLKYVDVIATPLVLQNEQHPPTWTHAFTDKTYDPKTSVERRPRLMISVGVPAFDRFYRHANSTNPRARLLGVAGTDVPVEDIDKLTLPYKLGVNGYSFVVSNNGYVLLHPDLRPIGTHGKMNPNYNSIDFTEVEHLFEDQSPREPGESILNIRNAMVRHQSNEFKSISVKFHYDKMRRVSEEKQDYFFAPLPNTPFTLGIVMPTEYGKTWIKVGEEVDKNKHMKINISDFFMGDNWKVHPDWVYCKYHYLEGHEFKTPEDELREFLGKMMNDWKWPEQYAEDESDWDDKDELNCGRKTLGDDAYYCNKELVNLLIFDAKVTNSSYGVWRFESNEERQLIKRFGADLRFVATMSGLTRWQFIFGEVEVDTDREFGDYHTTAIDETWYKSAILQHHEDRSESFVYSVKHYDDEMEDSEVKVTASHAIFPRDGGKEAPACVVGFQFSHARMWERFFNITAVDHCNHCQSICTDDEVDCVVIDNNAYVVIGQNINTTGKFFGEFHGDVMSAMVEKGIFLSIEVYDYQEQCKEEPKAGSDGHGLLHPLRLLSFGWKWLVGRLFFQYQRIQWWADGAPFMEYTDEIEDEYVAVGDGGKASAAKPKDDSDDENAMFDEPEPDPIYKACDMRSTLYALQPAELANINDVVEAPSTRPFWVKKIPNSNLVLVVVNVLMPSRSVRLTTEPQRMEYDKEFPCYKLNMSFYERRRIEECYTEHEDEELYTYCGNASRLGLTLQLLPLTIILMFYLTHSFMR